GTATGTAAAGTTCGTTGCTTGACATTGTTGAGTTTGGTAACGAAGCagagtttgatttaatttgatttcacGGAATGAAGGCaaaaatagttgaaaaaaaattattattaaaactgaaaaaaaaagtaataattttgttgttgaattgaggcaAAAGTAATCAATAATTGAGAgcatttagtattaaaaaattacttgtaataatagataaaaaaaacatattaaagaatttgttattaaattgaagaaaaagataaaaaaaagtaatgattgtgttgttgaattgagagaaaagcaaaAGAGTCAAGTGAAGTTAAATCATACTCTATTgccaaataataaattgcttaTTTGCCAAActattatattgttgaaaaGCAATGACACAGTTACTAGCTTACAATtgagaaattatttattatataaattaatattagaaatgtttgactctttttttttttgtgtgaaaATTCATGGGTACAATATTAGGCTATATATGATTGAGATATTCTCGCTTGGATAGTGATTTGATCGAGAGTCGAGACTATGAGATTTTTTCAATGAACTTCGAACCTACAATGCAACTATAGTTCGTTACTTCAAATTAGCGGGTCATTTAAACTTATTATACTGCCATCATGCTTTTCTAATTAGAACTAttgaaattcaaattgaaattaaCAAGTAAAACGGTTAGCTTAATATCGTACGACatattaattagtataattttCTAGAAAATTTGCATTACTATCATTCAAGAGTTTGTAGTTTTTgcacataaataattttatcattagTTTCACTTATACTATATGCTAtgataattcaaaaaattgaccaaattttttttcgatcGCTGCATTGTGCTGGTCCATATCCTAGTATCGTTTTTACACCTTAATATTCTCAAGGTGAATTAATTTAGGCATTCAGATTAAAATTACGCTTATTGTGCATGAAAATTGAGCATATGCAAATCGCACGACTTCTCGTAAGGACAAACATCTCCTTCATTAGTCCTCACAAGAACCCCAATTGTTGTTATGgaagaaattattttagtaAGATGAACcctaattttattgtttttcgaTGGCCTCCCACGAATTAATAGCTTTTCTATAGATCGGACGCGGATCCTTAGGAAAGTTTGCTTTTTAAGATGACCTTCTCACACAATTTCTTTCCGAATTAATGGCTATTAATCGGAATGACCACAATGAACAATTTTAAGAATCTTAAGTGGTCAAGGTGACATAAATGAAAAACTGATGGTGGGCAAAATGACATTCAACTCATGTTTAGAGGGTAAATAACcaaaaaatctcaaaattttcacattttaacaatttaagcacggatttttttcttctgtacaaaaaaaaataccatCGATTTGATAACAGTATTAGTACGACGTCAAtatcttcattaattttaatcgAAATTGCTGACGTGTACTTGACGGTCCCATGTGGCACAAGGTGATTGATCGAATGAGTCACaaatgtttttaaaataaaatttatttttaaaaatacatataaaaacAAAACACAAATAAAAAGCCTTCAGGCCGAAACCTTAGGAAGAACGAGGGGAGGTGGCTGGCGGTGGGGGCTTCGCTGCCGATCAACATCCCCTAGCTAGGGTCGCTAGTGAGGCCCCACCGATCGGAAACGAAGAACCCATAATTGGGTCGTGAGTGAACTATGTTGTATTCGCGCCCCCAGTTAGGGGTGGTGGCCACCGGCGAGGCCCCACGCCGGTCCCATCTTCCTAGCTCACTTAGTcgttttttaataaattcgaGCGATGGGAGCCTTGTCCCCTTGGCCACGATTGCCCCTATAAGGTCACCGGTGACCTCAATTAGGGGAGTGGTGGCCAAAGGTGAAGAACCCACTGTTAGCCACCTCTCCTCTTCTCTAGTTTCGACCTTGgggctttattttttttttccttttgtttattttaaattttttagagtcattttatttttaaaaaatttaagaccCACTCGTTTAATCAGCGTAAGCCACGTGACACCATGAAGTACACGTCAATAATTCCAGTTAAAATTAATGGAGATAATGCATGAAAAACTCATGGTAAAATcgttaaaatatgaaaattttggattttgttattaacccGTATTAGTATGGTTGAAGTGTTTCCCAATTTGTTTTTTAGGTAGATATTACAagagtttattttttaaatgaaaatatggACAGTCACACTCCCCATATTCTAGTGTTTGACCAACCCCAGCAAAGACCTTATTGATAGCTTATTGAAAATCTTTCGGTTCTTGTTTCCTACAAATTTTTCTAGCTACAAATAGTTTTCTTGCCTTAGAAAAACTGCGATTTTACAAGATGTGATTCGAATCTGAAACATCAAGGCAACTGTATAGCCGGTTACCACGGGCCACCTTACCTTGGCGGTAACACTATAAGAATTTGGGGAGTACAggagaatttatttttctgtctCTGATTTTCGCTTTTATGAGTTGCTAAGGAAGAAAaaggttttatttttatgaataatgAGATAGATTTATAATCAatatttgcaattttttttccctgggGAAAAGAAACTCTCGTCTCCGTACGGCCATAAACCCTGACCTGACCTCAGCTCCATTAACCCTTTCTCCGTCCTCTCCTCTACTTCCTTCTCGTTCTGGAGCCCCTTCGTCGTGGAGAGCTCTCATggcgaagaagaagagaagaccCGAACCAGAAGTCGGAAGAGACGGCTCAAAAGAGATTCAATCGCAGGATGGTTTCGCCAATGGCGAGTTTCACGATTCCGAGGACAGGAAGAAGGAAatgaagcagaagaagaacaagaagaagaggaagagtgaGAAGAATGTGGTTGAGTCGAAGGAAATCCCCACTGTCAGCATAGCTGTCCCCGGTTCTATCATCGACAATGCCCAGTCCCTCGAGCTTGCCACTCGTGtactctctcgctctctcgcTTGAATACTGAGTGGACGAGGCTGCCCCTTCTTTCTACGTAGATTTGCAAAATTCGTTTTCGGGAAGGAATAGTTACTTGAAAGCTGGAAAGGAATCGCAAACTTCATTTTCTAGGACCAAAACTGACTCCTCGGGGATTGCTCGATTAATTTGTGAACGTCAAAGATGCAACTTTTGataattttgcatcaattttgtTCTTACTTTATCTTGTTCGGTTGCAGCTGGCTGGTCAGATTGCTCGTGCTGCCACGATTTTTCGTATTGACGAGGTCTGCTTTCTTATTTCCCCTGCTTATTTGATAAATTGGCAGATGCCCATGAATTTTTCTAGTGGAGAATTTGCATACAGTTGTGGGCTTCTGCTTGTTCTTTCCAATATAAGAGCTCCTCTTAGAATTCATGTTTCTGGTGAATGTGTATATTGTCTGGATAAAAAGTTGAGAGTTGGACTTTTGCTGTTTCTTAAATTTCGTAGGTGGTGGTGTTCAACAATAAGGATGTGCAAGGAGATGACAGTGGTGGTGTGTTGACTGATGATTCTGATGAGAATGAAAGTGGTGCAGCTTTTCTTATTCGGATACTGCGGTATTTGGAGACCCCGCAGTATCTGAGAAAAGCTCTATTTCCTAGGCATAACAACTTACGTTTTGTGGTGCGGACTCAGTTTTGCTCAAGTTGCTTTTATTTGTGTTTTTGTTATCAAGTTTCATTGATTTTGTTTAcattttagtattttagtaTTTACTATATGTAGACTGAAGTTCTAGATTTGCTACTTCGCATTCTGACAGGGAATGTTGCCCCCTCTGGATGCTCCACACCATTTGCGGAAGCATGAGTGGGCTCCATATCGAGAAGGCAAGGGCTCtatttcacatgaaatgtaTTGTCAATCTTATTTCTCTGTTGCTTTAAAAGTATAGCGTGTACAATACCTTATGCAGCATTTTGAATGTGTCTTTTATGAAACCTGATGAGATTTGCGTACAAGTTTTTCCATCAGAGAAGTGCATAGATTTGCTTAATGATCATTTTTAACTTCAATGAAGAATGACGGATAGGAGACTTGTAGAAATTACCCTTTTAACTGAAATATAATTCAGTATCACTGCTCAAATATCCTGAGAAAAGGCACTGAAGATGTGAACTGTATGTTAGGTAGACAATGGGTTCACCATTACATTTTGTTCTTGCCAATCCATAAATTGGACGTGTAATTGAGCCAATTGCGAAGATGGCTGAGCTGAGGATATTGATTTTGGTTACTTGTCCAAGTTTTTCTTCTTGTCTTGGTATAGGCATGGGCATTTAAGTAACATTTTGCAATAGCTGGTGGAATTGCagttataatattatttcattGAGAATTAATATTAGTCTTCTGCTCCTGGAGGTcaattttggttctaaatctgCAATAGCTTTTCCCTTTCACTTGGTTGAAGGACTGCCTGAAGAGTGATAAATATAATTACTCATTCTGTTTCTCTTTCATTGGGTCGCTGCTTTGTATATATTAATGCTTCAATCCTGTCATTATTCAGGGGTGACATTGAAAGAAAAACCACCAAATTTCTTGGGAACACTTGTTGATGTGGGTCTAAATAAGGTACATGAAATATTTTGGTATTTATTACCCATCCGAAGCTATGCTTGATGACATGCATTTCTTGCTTGATGATGACCTTTTTATGCAGAATGTTGTTATTGATCAAGTTATTGAACCTGGAACTAGAGTTACTGTAGCAATGGGGATTGAACGAAATCTGGATTCAGGTAAAGAATCGTTTTTTCTTGAAGATTCATGTCATCATCTAAACTGTCTGATTATATCCAGCAGATCTTCTTGTGATCAGTAATGACAGATCGATTGTGTAGTGATATTAACCACATTTATTATCATTGTTAGAAGCAAACTAAATCCTCTGAAATATAACAACAGTATCTTTTTATGCATTAGATAGTGGACTATTTGGGTCATTCCTTGGTATCTTTGATCATTGAAGGCATACTTTCTTCTCCGTTTTCTGTCTGTCTTAATGATAAACTGATGGCTTAATACCAGCACATGTTTTTGCGTTCTTCTAGATGAATAAGGCTTTTTGCTTCCAAAATTTAAGCACTCATTGCAAATCTCTTCATATGTTTATCTTGTAACCCCATCCATGAGTTTGTTTTAGCCTCTAGCTAAAATTAGAATCTAGCAACACATCACTTAACTATGTGATTCTAATTGAGTCaagtcatattacagaacaaAGTACATTTGGTGAAATATGAAGTTCTGTATTTTGTTTCAAAGGTACAAGTGCTCATGATCTTTGTGGCATGTTATGTAATTTGTCTAGAGTTGCCACACCTGGTTGTCTCATCATTGAAGCCTAGGGAAGATGAAGGAAGGTATTGGGGGTACAAAGTGCGATATGCTTCTTCTATCAGTTCAGTCCTTAATGAATGCCCATACCAGGTAATAATGCTTCATTTTGTTCAGATTCTCTTCTTCCGATTCTCTCTTCTAGCTTTTCCTTAGTTTTGATGATGCATGTGCATAGTGCTGCGGTGCTAACTTCTTTCTTAATTGCCATCCTCAGGGTGGGTATGATCACCTGATTGGAACTTCCGAGCATGGAATGGATGTGCGGTCATCGGAGCTTGTTATACCTACTTTCAGGTTTGTTTTGTCATCACTTTCTTTGAAGTGTAACTTTCCTTGGTTATTCTATCACGATTCTGAAGGTATCTGCTGCTTTCTGGGTCCTCCTTGTTCCACCTCTTGTAATCCCTTAACTTTTCTGAACTCTGAATATCACAGCATGTCATTTTCAGGCCAAACCTGTGCTCCATTTTCTACACtaataattgtaaaatttgCAAAATGTCTACAGGCATTTGTTGATTGCATTTGGAGGACTTGCTGGATTAGAAGAAAGCATTGAAGAAGACAGCAACTTAAAGGTAACTAACAGGCACGTCATGCCAACTTCTTGTTGGGAAGAGCATTGCAGGGTTCAAACTAAAGTGCGAGACTCTCTGGCAAAAATCTTTTCCTGCCATATTGTGGTTAAGAGAAAGACTCTTATTTGCAGTTTTAGGAATGGATTGTTCAAATGCCTTGAAAAGAATGCTACAATTTGGTAAAAATTAACCATGTGATGGTCGATCTGCATGGTATACAGTAAGAGAGTTTTGAACCATGCAGCTTTATTTGgaaattaagtaaaaattcCTGAAAGAGGTAACGTGAGGGGTTCTCTTTGCAGGGTAAACATGCGAGGGAAATCTTTGACAAATACTTGAACACATGTCCACATCAAGGAAGCCGGACAATTCGAACAGAGGTACGTAATAATCATCCccataatgttttttttttcccccccccccccccccccttcccTTCAGACTCTATGCTTTGAACTTATCAATGCATGCAGGAAGCAATCTTCATCTCTCTCCAGTATTTTCAAGAGCCAATAGGCCGAGCATTGGAAGCGGTTGAGCACAGATGTTAAGCCTGAATGAAGCCTCGATGTGCGAAAAGCTGAAGGACCAGTTATTTATGATGTCCCAGCAATGTTTTCCTCAGAATGGTCCTGTGTTGGAGCACTGCCTTCGGCGGATTCTTCTCGGAACCATCCCGCCTTTTTTGAGCTTCTTCATGGGGACATGGACCAAGGGCCGTCTGCGAGTCCATAGCCACTGCTGTGCAGTTTGCATGTAAATGCAGGCTTCATGAGCTTGAGATGGAGTGTGCATCTCTCTTGGCGCTGATTGACAGGTACATGTAATTCCGGGGGGAAAAAGGCAACATTCTCTCTAGAAAAAGAATCTTTTTATCGACTTATTAGTTAGGTAGTTATTTTCTGGGTGTCGAGGTGAATTTAGGTGTAGAATTCATTGTGCAACTGCAAATCTGTTGTGGGCATGGAGAGACGCGACAAATGCTAAAGTAGGAAGCCTCAAAGTGAGGAAGCTCGATGATTCAATTTGAGGCTCTCTTGTTTCTCTTCATGATAACCCTGCTAAAAAAGTCCTGAAAGCTGTATAATCAAGTCAATATGCCATAAACATCTATCACGTTTTAGTAGATTTAGTTTTACGCTCATACTTAAACAGGATTAATCATTTTCTCAGTAAAATTGATCTGCAATAGAACCAACCTATGATCCAGCGAGTCCTTTCCACTAAAAGGGTACTGCAGGGACTCTTCTATGGCCTATGCTTGATGAATGGTATGCACAGTAACCCCCATTCGGCTAGGACTAGGGGCCTTTATCTGCAAACTGAAAAGCAGCCCTCGACaagctattattattattattattattattttccacaGGTTAGTTAACTTCAGCCGGGCTTGGGTGGGTCGGGTGATCATGTAATAAGATAAAACTAACATCAAATACAGGTGAAAGACCAGAAAATGCATTTAGAGTATATGTACCGATAACAAGCTAGTCATGCAGAAACTATTCTGAAAACTACATCTGAAAAGAAGACCACTGGTACAATCCTTGATCAGACAAAGTTCGAATGAAAATGAATGGATTTAGAGGCTGGCCACATACTTCATCCTGATAATTAGCAGATATCCACTAGCAGCTGCTACTCACCATTCCCGCACCGGGCTAAAGATAGATAGAGTCGAAGAGGAGTCAATCATAAGCGCTGCATAATTTCCTATGTTCTACAACAGACACAAGGCAGAATTGCTACTAAAAAATAAGATACCTCCAGGGCCTAAGGAAGATATTTAATCCTCCTCGCCCACATCAAGATTCTTCAATTTCGACTCCAGCTCGTCCCCATCATCTCCATTTTCCCTCTCCTCTTCATCGTCCTCGTCCCCTCCATCAGGGTCATTCTCGTCCAACGACGCAAGCATCTCAGGGCATTTCTTGAAGATATTGTTGACCTCATCAACACCCTCCTCCGAAATAAAGTTGCCATTTATGTTCAACAGTTTGAACCCAGGCTTTTGTACCACGATTTGGGCCAGGAACCGGGCTCCAGCCCTTCTGATCGAGTTCGTATTGAAATCCACTTCCTCTAACTTGTCATGCCCTTCTTCCAGAGCTTTGGCTACACAAATTGTCCCTTCATCCTTCAGTTcattttcagacaagttcaacTTGGCAAGGGACTCCTTGGAAGCTACACAAGCAGCTAAAGATGAAGCAGCTTCAGCAGTTATATCATTCCCTGCCAACTCCAGCACTTCAAGTGAAGGGGCTGTTTCTTTGAAAACATTAGCTATAGCAATCCCCCCCTCATCTTCCAAGTTCAAATAGCTTAGATAGACCTCCGTGAGATCAGAATGCTTGGAGAGAGCTTTACTCAGAGCTACTCCACCTTCTACACCAAACATGTTGTCCCTCAAGTCAAGTTTCCTCAAGTGGACACAGTTTCCAAGAGCTTCAGCCAAGGCAATTCCTCCATCAGAGCCTATCCTTGTGGAAGAGCAGCGGAAATCTTCCAGCAGGGGAGACCGTTTGACAACCTCAGCAATAGGTAGAGCCCCTTCATTTCCAGTCATATTATTGTGAAAGTGAAGGACTTTCAGCTTCTCTGTGGAAGGGATCAACTCGGATACTGCACGGGCTGCTTCCTCAGATATGCCATCATTCATCAAATAAAGCTCCTCCAATTGGCTCTGTGATTTGAGAAGGGAACCAAATGCCCTAACTCCTTTCTCTCCCAGGGCGTTgttcgaaaggttcaaagacTTCAAGACACTACCTTCTAAGGCAGCTGAGAAAATATTCATCACTTCAAGAGCTTCTGCCTCTGGTCTTCCTGCAATAAAGTCTGACAAGTCCACTTCCTTCAGCTTGTCTTTCAGGGAAAGCAGAATAGGTTCCGCAACACGAGCGGCTCCTAAACCGAAGCTTCTGTTGCTGAAGCATATCTTGGTGTAGGCATTTGTTAGATCCTTCAATGGCTTCAGAAGCTCCTCAGCCTCCTCTGCCTCAATAAATGCTCGCTGACCCTTAGAGATATCAAATAATGTCTCACGAGTAGCATCAACCCCATTTTCTACCGGCAGAGTAACCTCCTTACGTTTTGGGCCTTCTTTGAGAACTTCAACTACAAGCTTACTGCATTCCTTGGCATAAAGCTGCACAGCAGAACCACCATCACCATCAGGCTCCTTCTCATAGTGCTGACTAGCAGTTGCAAAAGCTTCATCCTCAATGCGTTTCGCAGTCTCCTCTGCCTCTTCCTGGCTCAACCTTCCATATTTATTGGTAAATATGGACTCACTAGTGAGATTTTTCATGATCCGCTCCACAAGCATTAGCCTAGTCTTTTTACTTGGGGGCCATAATTTAACTGAGAATGGCCGTCGTTGAGAAGACATTGATGCAGCATCCATAGCAAGACAGCCTACAAAGTTGGGCCAGTCACGTGTTTAGTGTTTGTTAAGCTCACAGAATGAGAATCACTAAATGTTTTAACTATTAACAATTGTCTGTTCATTTCCTGAAACATTCACAACACTATATGCTTACACACAGATGCAGCAGGCAATGAATTAATTTAGTATTCCCACAACGTATTACAAAGAAAAAACTTGATGCAATGTACATATGACATCAATCCTATGTCACTATAAACAGAAACTTTAGGCAATAAAGGGTATCAAATTGCAATAAGCAAATTAGCAAATCCATCAGCAGTCAATTAGATCTTTTATCTAGCGTACTAGGAAATCATCTCAGCAAACTCTGTTTCAAAGCACAGCTACAAATCAAGGCAGAAAATGAGAGAAGATTATCAAAAAGGTAAGGTGACATCAAACGCAACTATTTTATCTTCTCACGAATGCTATCAGAACAAAGTACCTCAACAACTTGAGAAAAATGGACCATGACTAACAAAGGTTAAATTAATTCACTAATACTCAAGTAAGAGCATTCATTCTCAAGTAAACGTACCTAGAACAGCAAATAGAAAGTAACCCACAGGAGACTGCAAACAGATGATTTCTATGAGAACAACCTTCACAAGCATTCTACGAAAAGGGCAAGAATTTTTGTTCAACATAGAGGAAGAAAAGCAATTACCCGAGCATCAGTATAGAGCAATGCAGGCAGGGAGAAGAAAATGGACAATGCAAGCTCCAAAGAGAATGGAGATGGAATAAAGGTATTCCGACCAAGATTCCAGATTAGGAATAAAGGTTCACACACCAACTGGCAAAATGCTGCAATAAAAAACTCCAGACACTATTTTAGCGGTGAAGAAAGTCCCACTATAAATACCAAAGTCGAATATTTATAGTAACTTGACTCAGAATTCTCCCTGAAGCACTGCATTTAATTCGGCTAAGGAAGTTAAAATGAAGGAACTAGAACCTATTCCCCGACCACGAATTGAACATATCGATTCC
The sequence above is drawn from the Punica granatum isolate Tunisia-2019 chromosome 5, ASM765513v2, whole genome shotgun sequence genome and encodes:
- the LOC116207527 gene encoding putative methyltransferase C9orf114, with the protein product MAKKKRRPEPEVGRDGSKEIQSQDGFANGEFHDSEDRKKEMKQKKNKKKRKSEKNVVESKEIPTVSIAVPGSIIDNAQSLELATRLAGQIARAATIFRIDEVVVFNNKDVQGDDSGGVLTDDSDENESGAAFLIRILRYLETPQYLRKALFPRHNNLRFVGMLPPLDAPHHLRKHEWAPYREGVTLKEKPPNFLGTLVDVGLNKNVVIDQVIEPGTRVTVAMGIERNLDSELPHLVVSSLKPREDEGRYWGYKVRYASSISSVLNECPYQGGYDHLIGTSEHGMDVRSSELVIPTFRHLLIAFGGLAGLEESIEEDSNLKGKHAREIFDKYLNTCPHQGSRTIRTEEAIFISLQYFQEPIGRALEAVEHRC
- the LOC116207525 gene encoding RAN GTPase-activating protein 2 isoform X1, translated to MLVKVVLIEIICLQSPVGYFLFAVLGCLAMDAASMSSQRRPFSVKLWPPSKKTRLMLVERIMKNLTSESIFTNKYGRLSQEEAEETAKRIEDEAFATASQHYEKEPDGDGGSAVQLYAKECSKLVVEVLKEGPKRKEVTLPVENGVDATRETLFDISKGQRAFIEAEEAEELLKPLKDLTNAYTKICFSNRSFGLGAARVAEPILLSLKDKLKEVDLSDFIAGRPEAEALEVMNIFSAALEGSVLKSLNLSNNALGEKGVRAFGSLLKSQSQLEELYLMNDGISEEAARAVSELIPSTEKLKVLHFHNNMTGNEGALPIAEVVKRSPLLEDFRCSSTRIGSDGGIALAEALGNCVHLRKLDLRDNMFGVEGGVALSKALSKHSDLTEVYLSYLNLEDEGGIAIANVFKETAPSLEVLELAGNDITAEAASSLAACVASKESLAKLNLSENELKDEGTICVAKALEEGHDKLEEVDFNTNSIRRAGARFLAQIVVQKPGFKLLNINGNFISEEGVDEVNNIFKKCPEMLASLDENDPDGGDEDDEEERENGDDGDELESKLKNLDVGEED
- the LOC116207525 gene encoding RAN GTPase-activating protein 2 isoform X2; the protein is MDAASMSSQRRPFSVKLWPPSKKTRLMLVERIMKNLTSESIFTNKYGRLSQEEAEETAKRIEDEAFATASQHYEKEPDGDGGSAVQLYAKECSKLVVEVLKEGPKRKEVTLPVENGVDATRETLFDISKGQRAFIEAEEAEELLKPLKDLTNAYTKICFSNRSFGLGAARVAEPILLSLKDKLKEVDLSDFIAGRPEAEALEVMNIFSAALEGSVLKSLNLSNNALGEKGVRAFGSLLKSQSQLEELYLMNDGISEEAARAVSELIPSTEKLKVLHFHNNMTGNEGALPIAEVVKRSPLLEDFRCSSTRIGSDGGIALAEALGNCVHLRKLDLRDNMFGVEGGVALSKALSKHSDLTEVYLSYLNLEDEGGIAIANVFKETAPSLEVLELAGNDITAEAASSLAACVASKESLAKLNLSENELKDEGTICVAKALEEGHDKLEEVDFNTNSIRRAGARFLAQIVVQKPGFKLLNINGNFISEEGVDEVNNIFKKCPEMLASLDENDPDGGDEDDEEERENGDDGDELESKLKNLDVGEED